In the genome of bacterium, one region contains:
- the rsmA gene encoding 16S rRNA (adenine(1518)-N(6)/adenine(1519)-N(6))-dimethyltransferase RsmA, whose amino-acid sequence MPARLGQHFLTSRRALARIIDAAELTSADTVLEVGPGTGFLTEALLAHAGRVIAVEKDARLVARLIERFAAEIASGRLTLVHADIRSFALSKYKIQDTRYKLVANIPYYLTGHLLRQFLGAETQPSRMVLMLQREVAERIVARDGKESLLSISVKAYGTPRIVARTGAGAFSPPPKVDSAVLVVENISRHFFDEYTKNVQHSALNTIDACSVEGRFFAVVRAGFAHKRKLLAGNLKPLIPNAREALDALGINPRARAENLTLADWRALATHVC is encoded by the coding sequence ATGCCAGCACGCCTCGGTCAACACTTTCTTACATCTCGTCGCGCGCTCGCGCGCATTATTGACGCCGCGGAACTCACGAGCGCGGACACGGTGCTCGAGGTGGGGCCCGGCACCGGCTTTCTCACGGAAGCCCTCCTCGCTCATGCAGGCCGCGTCATCGCGGTCGAAAAAGACGCACGTCTCGTCGCTCGCCTCATCGAGCGCTTTGCCGCGGAGATTGCCTCCGGCCGTCTCACGCTCGTCCATGCTGATATCCGTTCGTTCGCCCTGTCGAAATACAAGATACAAGATACAAGATACAAACTTGTCGCCAACATTCCCTACTACCTTACCGGCCACCTTCTCCGGCAGTTTCTCGGTGCAGAGACGCAACCCTCCCGCATGGTATTGATGCTCCAAAGAGAAGTCGCCGAGCGCATCGTCGCGCGAGACGGCAAAGAGAGCTTGCTTTCCATTAGCGTAAAGGCATACGGCACGCCGCGGATCGTCGCGCGCACTGGAGCGGGGGCGTTCTCTCCGCCGCCGAAGGTGGACTCGGCGGTACTTGTCGTTGAAAACATCTCGCGGCATTTTTTCGATGAGTACACAAAAAATGTTCAACACTCGGCGTTGAACACAATAGATGCTTGCAGCGTAGAAGGCCGTTTTTTCGCTGTTGTCCGCGCTGGTTTCGCGCACAAGCGAAAGCTCCTCGCGGGGAATCTAAAGCCGCTTATTCCCAATGCGCGAGAGGCGCTTGATGCCCTTGGTATTAACCCCCGCGCCCGGGCGGAAAATCTTACGCTCGCCGACTGGCGCGCTCTCGCCACGCACGTTTGTTGA